In Dromiciops gliroides isolate mDroGli1 chromosome 4, mDroGli1.pri, whole genome shotgun sequence, one DNA window encodes the following:
- the LOC122753444 gene encoding carboxyl-terminal PDZ ligand of neuronal nitric oxide synthase protein isoform X8, with protein MFENSNTAPTPKLQPSRSFPHLSKSTASSSTVMGPMEPSGPGLRVGSSQHLKNLGKAVGAKVNDFLRRKEPVNLGNTAGVMEINKNAGATLSAPGDTPPGTWQEEERSALLEAFPRLDPPPPVTKKRTPRALKSPQDMLISPQPVMSSLEYGAELSSGPPQEPPSTMPSLGEQASDDNLRPEGSMEMVPESEALPNGEVPLSVPDLIHKDPQSDFKLRTTEWRRTSSPSLSERNGLKLSLGPLSLAEPQEDGSPPPRARTSSLDNEGPHPDLLSFE; from the exons ATGTTTGAGAATTCTAACACAGCACCCACACCAAAGCTGCAGCCAAGCCGTTCCTTCCCTCACCTGTCCAAGTCGACTGCCTCCAGCTCAACAGTCATGGGCCCAATGGAGCCAAGTGGGCCAGGGCTCCGGGTGGGCAGCAGCCAGCACCTCAAAAACCTGGGGAAGGCTGTGGGAGCCAAGGTCAATGATTTCTTGCGGAGGAAAGAGCCAGTGAACCTTGGGAACACTGCAGGAGTGATGGAGATCAACAAGAATGCAGGAGCCACACTATCTGCTCCAGGTGATACCCCACCGGGGACCTGGCAAGAAGAAGAAAG GTCAGCTCTATTGGAAGCATTCCCCCGCCTTGATCCACCTCCTCCAGTGACCAAGAAGCGGACCCCTCGGGCCCTGAAGAGCCCCCAAGACATGCTGATTTCCCCCCAGCCTGTCATGAGCAGCCTGGAGTATGGGGCAGAGCTGTCATCTGGGCCTCCCCAAGAGCCACCTTCCACGATGCCCAGCCTGGGAGAACAGGCCTCCGATGACAACCTGAGACCAGAGGGTTCTATGGAGATGGTGCCAGAGAGCGAGGCCCTGCCCAATGGAGAGGTCCCTTTGTCAGTGCCAGATCTCATCCACAAGGACCCTCAGAGTGATTTCAAGCTGAGGACAACCGAGTGGAGAAGGACCTCCTCCCCCAGCCTCAGTGAAAGAAATGGCCTCAAACTCAGTTTGGGTCCCCTCAGCCTGGCTGAGCCCCAGGAAGATGGCAGCCCCCCACCTCGGGCAAGGACCAGCAGCCTTGACAATGAGGGACCTCACCCAGACCTACTGTCCTTTGAGTAA
- the LOC122753444 gene encoding carboxyl-terminal PDZ ligand of neuronal nitric oxide synthase protein isoform X7, giving the protein MLQHISLLVKQVQELELKLSGHDAMGSQDSLLEITFRSGVLPVLCDPTTPKPEDLHLPPLGPSSADFAHSVGSPLVDQSMFENSNTAPTPKLQPSRSFPHLSKSTASSSTVMGPMEPSGPGLRVGSSQHLKNLGKAVGAKVNDFLRRKEPVNLGNTAGVMEINKNAGATLSAPGDTPPGTWQEEERSALLEAFPRLDPPPPVTKKRTPRALKSPQDMLISPQPVMSSLEYGAELSSGPPQEPPSTMPSLGEQASDDNLRPEGSMEMVPESEALPNGEVPLSVPDLIHKDPQSDFKLRTTEWRRTSSPSLSERNGLKLSLGPLSLAEPQEDGSPPPRARTSSLDNEGPHPDLLSFE; this is encoded by the exons TGGGTTCCCAAGACAGCTTGCTGGAAATCACCTTTCGCTCTGGTGTCCTTCCTGTGCTCTGCGACCCCACGACCCCCAAGCCTGAGGACCTCCACCTGCCCCCGCTAGGCCCCAGCTCCGCTGACTTCGCTCACTCGGTGGGCAGCCCCTTAG TTGACCAAAGCATGTTTGAGAATTCTAACACAGCACCCACACCAAAGCTGCAGCCAAGCCGTTCCTTCCCTCACCTGTCCAAGTCGACTGCCTCCAGCTCAACAGTCATGGGCCCAATGGAGCCAAGTGGGCCAGGGCTCCGGGTGGGCAGCAGCCAGCACCTCAAAAACCTGGGGAAGGCTGTGGGAGCCAAGGTCAATGATTTCTTGCGGAGGAAAGAGCCAGTGAACCTTGGGAACACTGCAGGAGTGATGGAGATCAACAAGAATGCAGGAGCCACACTATCTGCTCCAGGTGATACCCCACCGGGGACCTGGCAAGAAGAAGAAAG GTCAGCTCTATTGGAAGCATTCCCCCGCCTTGATCCACCTCCTCCAGTGACCAAGAAGCGGACCCCTCGGGCCCTGAAGAGCCCCCAAGACATGCTGATTTCCCCCCAGCCTGTCATGAGCAGCCTGGAGTATGGGGCAGAGCTGTCATCTGGGCCTCCCCAAGAGCCACCTTCCACGATGCCCAGCCTGGGAGAACAGGCCTCCGATGACAACCTGAGACCAGAGGGTTCTATGGAGATGGTGCCAGAGAGCGAGGCCCTGCCCAATGGAGAGGTCCCTTTGTCAGTGCCAGATCTCATCCACAAGGACCCTCAGAGTGATTTCAAGCTGAGGACAACCGAGTGGAGAAGGACCTCCTCCCCCAGCCTCAGTGAAAGAAATGGCCTCAAACTCAGTTTGGGTCCCCTCAGCCTGGCTGAGCCCCAGGAAGATGGCAGCCCCCCACCTCGGGCAAGGACCAGCAGCCTTGACAATGAGGGACCTCACCCAGACCTACTGTCCTTTGAGTAA
- the SPATA46 gene encoding spermatogenesis-associated protein 46 isoform X1: MALSVGIISVSGGHLAKARRAKAGSPPNVTGSPRRETLHLAYQSVSFCHSDISKTPGPGEVPSPAQVLPPQYQCSALRHGVHNTVFSADCALGDTPNTEQLRRNCTIYRPWFSPYSYFVCTDKESHLETYSFPEVQRDEGREGRGDVGQPDDMAESICSSSSSLENACPRESTKKLRPGLDSKDYITSQDILTASKWHPAQQNGYKCVACCRMYPTLHSLKSHIKGGFKEGFSCKVYYRKLKTLWGKEQKARPGDRVSTSSCQTFK; the protein is encoded by the exons ATGGCACTGAGTGTTGGTATCATCTCAGTCTCGGGAGGTCATTTGGCAAAAGCGAGAAGAGCCAAAGCAGGATCTCCCCCAAATGTCACTGGAAGTCCCAGAAGGGAGACTCTCCACTTAGCTTACCAGAGTGTTTCCTTCTGTCACTCAGACATCTCAAAGACTCCTGGACCTGGTGAGGTGCCCAGCCCTGCTCAGGTCCTGCCACCCCAGTATCAATGCAGTGCTCTCCGGCACGGGGTGCACAACACAGTGTTCTCAGCAG ACTGTGCCTTGGGGGATACACCAAACACTGAACAGCTGAGGCGGAATTGTACCATCTACCGGCCCTGGTTCTCCCCTTATAGCTACTTTGTGTGCACAGATAAAGAAAGTCACTTGGAGACCTACAGCTTCCCAGAGGTACAACGGGATGAGGGCAGGGAGGGCAGGGGGGACGTTGGCCAGCCTGATGATATGGCCGAGAGcatctgctcttcctcctcctctctggagAATGCCTGTCCCCGGGAATCCACTAAGAAACTCAGACCAGGCCTGGACTCCAAGGACTACATCACGTCCCAAGACATCCTGACAGCTTCCAAGTGGCACCCTGCCCAACAGAATGGCTACAAGTGTGTGGCCTGCTGCCGCATGTACCCTACACTGCACTCCTTGAAAAGTCATATCAAAGGGGGGTTCAAGGAAGGCTTCAGTTGCAAGGTGTACTACAGAAAACTCAAAACTCTCTGGGGAAAGGAGCAGAAGGCACGGCCGGGGGACAGGGTCTCCACCAGCAGCTGCCAGACTTTCAAGTAG
- the SPATA46 gene encoding spermatogenesis-associated protein 46 isoform X2, with translation MENFSLLSISGPRISSSAMNTFPDITSSRATSLPDISKTPGPGEVPSPAQVLPPQYQCSALRHGVHNTVFSADCALGDTPNTEQLRRNCTIYRPWFSPYSYFVCTDKESHLETYSFPEVQRDEGREGRGDVGQPDDMAESICSSSSSLENACPRESTKKLRPGLDSKDYITSQDILTASKWHPAQQNGYKCVACCRMYPTLHSLKSHIKGGFKEGFSCKVYYRKLKTLWGKEQKARPGDRVSTSSCQTFK, from the exons ATGGAGAACTTCTCTCTCCTTAGCATTTCAGGACCACGGATCTCTTCCTCTGCCATGAATACCTTTCCTGACATTACATCCTCTCGAGCTACCAGCTTACCAG ACATCTCAAAGACTCCTGGACCTGGTGAGGTGCCCAGCCCTGCTCAGGTCCTGCCACCCCAGTATCAATGCAGTGCTCTCCGGCACGGGGTGCACAACACAGTGTTCTCAGCAG ACTGTGCCTTGGGGGATACACCAAACACTGAACAGCTGAGGCGGAATTGTACCATCTACCGGCCCTGGTTCTCCCCTTATAGCTACTTTGTGTGCACAGATAAAGAAAGTCACTTGGAGACCTACAGCTTCCCAGAGGTACAACGGGATGAGGGCAGGGAGGGCAGGGGGGACGTTGGCCAGCCTGATGATATGGCCGAGAGcatctgctcttcctcctcctctctggagAATGCCTGTCCCCGGGAATCCACTAAGAAACTCAGACCAGGCCTGGACTCCAAGGACTACATCACGTCCCAAGACATCCTGACAGCTTCCAAGTGGCACCCTGCCCAACAGAATGGCTACAAGTGTGTGGCCTGCTGCCGCATGTACCCTACACTGCACTCCTTGAAAAGTCATATCAAAGGGGGGTTCAAGGAAGGCTTCAGTTGCAAGGTGTACTACAGAAAACTCAAAACTCTCTGGGGAAAGGAGCAGAAGGCACGGCCGGGGGACAGGGTCTCCACCAGCAGCTGCCAGACTTTCAAGTAG